A window of Roseiflexus castenholzii DSM 13941 genomic DNA:
CCAACCGATACCAGTTCGATACAGTATGGCTTGCCATCGAGCTCGAAATCGACTTTATCGCCGCTGCGTCGCAGCCCGTTGCGCCAGACATCGGTCGGCAACACCAGGGGCGCCATGCCGTAGCGCTCGCGGAACTCGATGAAACTGAGGGCATCTTTGGGATGCATCAGGTAGAGAATGAACTCCTCCTCGGTCGGTGCGCGCCCGATGGCTTCGCTCAAGGTCTGGCGCAGCCTGTCGAGATCATCGTCCTTGAGCGTATCGAGGGGCGAGCGATCGGTACGCCCCTGGATCTTCGCCTGCCACTCGTCGCCAAAGGCGCTCTGGTAGACCCAGTCGGCCGGCCAGCCGACCGGCAGCCTGCCGTAGCCGCCCACCAGCAGGTTCTTAAAATCACCGGACGCATTGCGGAAGAGTTGAAGTAACTCCTCGCGCTCCTCCTCGCTCATAGCCTCGATATCCTGCCCTTTCTCCTCGACGAACTTGCTGAGCAGCGCAATAAGCCGTCGGACGCCGCTCTCACCCTGCTCCTTCGCATAGCGGTTGACGATCCCGCTACACGTCACCCAGGTAATCTGCGAACCTGGCGTGACATCGAAGTAGCGCACGATCTGGTTATAGAGAGCCATGACACGCAGGATCGCCGGCATGAGATGCAGGAAGCCCCCCTTCTCAGCCTGCTCGAACGAACTCGGGAAGGCGCCGCCAGGCATCCGGTGTTTGGTCACACCGTGATCGTACCCCTTGAACGGCGACTCGGCCCACTCATAGTGCCCGATCCACTCGCGCACCTGCTGATTGGTCTGCTCGGCAGCCATTCGGTTGAGATGCACATGGATGCCACCCTCCTCAAAGTAAGCCTGCACTCCAAGGATGGGCGGGTGCCCGTAGAAGCGCACCAGGGCATCCTCCTGGACATCGACGATCTTGGCGCCAGACTGGGCGGCGGCGAACAGCGCCGGGATTGCCAACCCATCGGTGATGTGGCGGTGGTAGTGGATCAGCAAATCGGGGTAGTGCTCCTTGATCGTCGTCACCAACTGGCTGATGCGCGCCGGATTGCCGACGCCGGCCATATCCTTGATGCAGAGAATGATCTCATCGACGCCGCCGGCAAGGGCAACAATCTCGCGCACCACACCTAGGTAGTACGCATCGGTCGCCCAATCGGCCACGGTAAACGAGATCGCTGGCTCGAACAGGCGTCCGCGCTTCATCACCACTTCGGCTACCGCGCGCATATTGCGCACATCGTTGAGGAACGAAAAACAGCGCCAGACATCAATATCCACCTGTGCAACGGCATACTCGATGACATTCCTGGGGTAGGGGCGGTAGCCCCACAGGTTCGTCTCACGGACCAGGGTCTGAAGCAGGACGTTGGGCATTAACCGGCGCAGAATCTGGATCTCTTCAAATGGGCTTTCGCGGCGATTCATGATCCCGACGTGCCAGCGCGCTCCACCGTGACACTCGGCGCTGAACAGTCCCATCCGGTTATACAGCGGCGCCAGCGTCTTCAGATCGTAGATCCGGTGGCGGTTTTTAAAGTCGGACTGCCCGGCGTCACGCATGCTCACCGACGTCAGGCAGACACCCTTCAGGTTGCGCACAGCCTGAACAATCTCGCGCGCGGTCATACCCGGACGAACGAACACGTCATCGTCCTGAACGCTGGCGACCTGGGATGCATGGCCGGTTTCCATGGTTCACCTCACATCCAACTCTGCGGACCCAGAGCGGAGATCTCAGCCACATACTGGGCGACCCGGAGCATCTCGTCCTCGCCGGTACGCTCACGGAAGCCGGAGACAAGCTCCGGCAGGTGTTGCTCGATGAACTTGGTCGAAAAGTCGCCGGCGATGAACTTGGGGTGTCTGATGATACTCAGCAGCAAGGGCGCGAGGGTCTTGATCCCCTCGATCCGCAGGTCGCCGGTGAGCGCCCGATCCATCACCCGCAGCGCATCAGCCCGGTCGGCGCCCGACGTCATCAGCAGCATGAAGAGCGAGTCGTAATAGGGCGGGATGTCCTCCCCTTCGGCGGCGCCGAGCAGGACGCGCACGTTGGGTCCCAATGGGGTGCGCAGACGGGTAATTTTGCCGAACGAGGGAGCGAAGGTCTTGGGATCCTCGGCGTTCAGGCGCACCTCAAGAGCGCAGCGGTTGGGGACGACATCGAGTTGCTTGATCGGCAAGGGCTTGCCCTCGGCAACGTCCAGCATAATGCTGACGATATCGAGACCGGTGATGAGTTCGGTGATGCCATGCTCGACCTGGAGTCGCGTATTGACCTCGAGGAAGTAGAAACTCTGGGTTGCGGGGTCGAAGAGGAACTCCACGGTGCCAGCCGAGGTGTAGCCTATTCGGCGCATCAGGCGCGCCGCAGTAACGCAGATTTCCTGGCGCAGGTCATTTTCGAGGGTCGAGGGCGCTTCCTCGATAATCTTCTGGTTGCGCCGTTGGAGCGTGCATTCGCGCTCGAACAGGTGAACGACGTGACGGTGTTCATCAGCCACCACCTGCACCTCAATATGCCGACCATGCTCAATATACTTCTCAACGAGGACCGTATCGTCGCCGAAGGCTTTCTTCGCTTCTGAACGGGCCTGGGCGAGCGCGACGGGGATTTGATCGGGCGTGTCGACTCTGACCATTCCCTTGCCGCCTCCACCCGAAGCCGCCTTGATCATAATCGGAAAGGCGATATCCTGGTCGCGCATCCAGTCAGTTATCTGCCCGGCGCTGGTGACATTCTCTATTCCGGGGATAGTCGGCACATTCGAGCGCCTGGCAATCTCCTTTGCCTGAATCTTATCGCCCATCATCCGAATAACGTCCGGTTGGGGTCCGATCCAGATCAGTCCAGCATCGATGACCTTTTGGGCAAAGTCGGCATTCTCCGCCAGAAACCCCCAACCGGGATGGATAGCGTTCGATCCGCTGGCCAGCGCGGCCTCGATGATCCGATCTCCGTTCAGGTATGAGTTAATCGGTGGCGCATCGCCAATATGAATGGCGGTATCCGCCATAAAGACGTGGTACGCGAGGCGATCAGGCGTGCTGTATACCGCAGTCGTGGGGATCTTCCGGTCACGGCAGGTGTGCATAATCCTCACTGCCGGAACGCCACGGTTCGCTACAAGGACTTTGTGGATGGTGCGCTGCATACGGTCCTGCTTTCTGCGTGGTGCTGCCGGACAAGGTTTACACCTGAGTGACGATCTGGAAGGGCGCCGGGAAGTTGCACCTCCGCCCAAACGGAGAGTCTGCGCAGTACAATCAGGTCTTAACGTGAAGACTCACCGCAAGTATAGCATGGAAACACTGAAGGAACGCAGAGAGGCATACCACCGACTCATCGCTGCGCTGAACGCGGCTGGCATGGGGGCTCCGTCGGGCGCTGCGGTTCCCCGGCTCTCGCCGACGCTGGCCAGCCTGCGGATCGCCCCCAACAGGCGCGACCTGAACCCAGGTTGACGCCTGCCGCCCCTCGACCTGGCGACGGCGCCGGCACGCCGCCTCAGTGGGGAAGGATTTCCGTGCAACGCACGATCCGCCGCGTGGCAGATGGCGACAGACAGCCGTGAACACCTGCCGATACGCTGAATCTGGCGCCATAAGATGCCACAGCCCCGATCCTTTCAAACGGGACTGTGGTGTCTTGAGCCTTTCTGATGTTGGTGCCGGAGACGGGACTCGAACCCGTACGGGGTTGCCCCCATCGGTTTTTAAGACCGAAGCGTCTGCCATTCCGCCACTCCGGCGCTGTGTGATCTATCTTAACATACACGGGCAAGGGGGTTCAACTCTTGTTCAGGGGTTAGGGGTTAGGGGTCAGGAACCAACCTGCCACCTTCGCACCTTGTGCGGGCGCGGCGCCGCCGCGCCCCTACGACAGGCCGCCTTCCCACGCTCAACGTTCAACATGCAACGCAAACATTAACTCCCCCTCGCACACCACCTGCCCGTCCACGGTCGCAACCCCCGTCCCCTTACCGATGCCGCGCCGCATTTTGTCGAACCGCACCTCCAGACGCAGGGTATCACCGGGATAGACCGGCTTGCGGAAGCGCACGCCATCAATCCCGGCGAAAAATGCGATCTTCCCCCGGTTCTCCGGCAGACTCAACGCCGCCACTGCACCGGTCTGCGCCAGCGCCTCGACAATCAGCACTCCCGGCATGATCGGATGGGCGGGGAAGTGCCCCTGAAAGAATGGCTCGTTGATCGTCACCAACTTCTCGCCGACCGCGCGCTGCCCCGGTTCGAGTTCGAGAATGCGGTCGATCAACAGGAAGGGGTAACGGTGCGGAATGATTGCCATGATTTCCTGGATGTTCAGCATATGCGGCGCCCTTTCAGCCTGCACAACTGTTGCAATCTGCCGCAGTATACCAGAAACGGAGGTTTGGGCATAAATTGTCAGACGGCTTTCCACCATTGCGATCCTTGCACTTGCGGTGCGCACCATCGAACTGCGTCCTCAACAAGGGCTAATGACCGTTCAAAAACCCATCCGGCAGACCTGCGCCGCCGGGCGCGCGTCCTCTGAGCAGCGGGCTAAAGCCCTCGCTCAGCACATGAAAGCCCCGCAGGGGCTTCCCCCTCCACAGCCAGGGCTTCTGCCCGCAGCGCGACACTTCACCCGCATCAAGATCTCGTGCTCGTCACTCAGCACTTGTCACTCGTATATAATGCGCGCCTGAAAGAGTCTCTTCGCTGCAAAAAACAGACGATCATGCACCTCGCCATCAATGGCATGTTCTGGTCACAACCGACAGTCGGCAGCGGGCAGTACCTGCGCATGCTGGTACACGCCCTGCCTGCCGTTGCGCGGAATATTCGGCTGACGCTGCTGCTGCCCGCGTATCGCGCGGTCACTGAACCACTCCCGCCGGACATTCAAGCAGTGCATGTGCAGACACCATTCGATGGGCGCAGCGAAAACCTGGCGAAGGTCTGGTTCGAGCAGGTCGCCGTCCCGCTCGCGGCGGCGCGCCTGCACGCCGATCTGCTCCACGTTCCCTATTTTGCGCCGCCGCTCGTTGCGCCGCTGCCAGCGGTCGTCACCATTCTCGACATCATCCCGCTCATTCTGCCGGAGTATCGCGGCAGTACGGCGGTTCGCCTCTATGTGCGCCTGGTGGCGCGCGCCGCGCGGCAGACAACGCAGATTATCGCTATTTCGCAGCATAGCGCCGGGGACATCATTCACCACCTGGGCTGCTGCGCGGCGCGCGTGACGGTGACGCCGCTCGCGGCTGGCGCACAGTTCCACCCCCGCGACCGCGCGTGCGCCGAACGAGAAGTTGCAGCGCGCTATGGCGTAACGCCACCGTTCGTCTACTATGTCGGTGGGCTGGACGCGCGCAAGAACCTGGCAACCCTCGTACACGCATTTGCACGTATGCGCTACGCCGGAGGACCACCCGCCACACTGGTGATTGCCGGACGCGCGCCTGGCAGCGATCCGCGCATGTTCCCCGACCTGGATGCAATGATTGCATCCGCTGGCGCAGACTCGTTCGTGAGACGCATCGACGTGCCTTACGAAGACGCGCCACTGCTCTATTCCGCCGCCACAGTGTTTGCCTTTCCGTCGCGGTACGAAGGGTTTGGACTGCCGCCGCTCGAAGCCATGGCGTGCGGTGCGCCGGTGATCGTCGCCGACGCAACCAGCCTTCCCGAGGTCGTTGGTGAGGCGGCGCTGCGGGTCCCGCCCGACGATACACCCGGCTGGATCACGGCGCTCTGGCGCGTGCTGGCGGACGACACGCTGCGCGCCGATCTCTCCCGACGCGGGCTGGAGCGCGCGACCTGTTTTCGACCCGAACGCCTTGCGCGCGAAACGCTGGCGGTGTATGAACGCGCCCTGAACTCAGGCGGATGTCGTATTGCTCACAATGACAGAACGACATCGGTGTGACATCACGGCTGCATATCCTGGCGTCTTTATGCCGGCCTTTACCAATTCCCTGTGACCATCCGGCATGGTCACCCCGAGCCGCGCGAGGGGTCGTGCGCGACCCGCGCCGATTCCTCGCTGCGTTTACCCTGAGCGAAGCGAAGGGCTCGGAATGCCAAGAATGCGGCATCGTCAATCGTCATTGGTATTTCCAGGGAACACGCAAGTGGAAGCGCTTTCACCACGAAACGAGCCTGGCTGACGGCAGGCGCGCGGATGCTCACAACCGGCCTCGCCGATGCGGGGCTTCGTGTGCGCGACACGGGCATGCCTGCCCGCGCGCATGAACGGCGTTCTGATGGAGCACGTGCCCGCCAGGAATGAGGGCGAGAGAACGCAGTGCGATATGCGAGTCACGAAGAACCCTCTGCGAGAGAAGAGCATAGGATAAGGGTTGCCATGCGCATCTTGATGCTTTCCAAAGCGCTGGTCAACGGCGCATACCAGAAGAAGTGCGAAGAATTGGCAGCATTGCCAGACGTTGAACTGATCGTCGCCGTGCCACCTGCCTGGCGTGAACCGCGTGTCGGCGTCATTCCGCTCGAACGGCGCTTCACCCGCGGCTATCGCCTTGTCACGCTGCCGATTGTACTCAACGGTCGCCACCATCTCCACTTCTACCCCACGTTCAGCCGGTTGGTGCGCCAGGTGCGCCCCGATATTCTGCACGCCGATGAAGAATCGTTCAATCTGGCGACATTTCTGGCACTCCGCGCTGGCGTACAGCACGGCGCGCGCTGCTGCTTCTACAACTACGCCAATATCGACCGCTACTACCCGCCGCCGTTCAACCTGTTCGAACGCTACGCCTTTCGGCACGCCGCTCACGCCTTCGCATGCAGCGCAGAGGCGGAAGCGATCATGCGTCGCCACGGCTACGCCGGACCGCTCACCATCCTGCCGCAGTTTGGCGTCGATCCCGATCTGTACGCTCCGGCGCAGCGCGACCGCTCGAACGCGGCGACGATTGTCGGGTACATCGGGCGTCTGGTGCCGGAAAAGGGAGTGCTCGACCTGGTGGAAGCCGTGGCGCGTGTGCCGTCGGTGCGCCTGCGGCTGATCGGCGACGGCGCGCTACGTCCGTTCATCGAGGCGCGGATCGCTGCACTCGACATTGGCGAGCGCATCGAACTCCACCCCGCCATCCCATCGACCCGCGTTCCCGATGAACTGCGCCGTCTCGACGCGCTCGTGTTGCCCTCACACACAACGCGCACTTGGAAGGAACAGTTCGGGCGCATCCTGATTGAAGCCATGAGCTGCGCAGTTCCGGTCATCGGCTCCTCATCGGCTGCCATCCCCGACGTCATCGGCGACGCCGGGATCATCTATCCCGAAGGCGACATTGCCGCACTCGCAGGAGCATTGCGACGGGTAGCGGACGATCCGGCGCTGCGCAACGACCTCGGACGGCGCGGACGGGAACGTGTGCTGGCGCAGTTCACGCAGGCGGCGATTGCCCGTGCGTATCATGACGCATATCGTTCGATGCTGAATTGAGATCCACAAACCGGTGCGCGTGCGTTATACTACAGAGGAACAATCGCGCGACGATGGCATCGTCCGTAAGGAGCAGCGCCACAGGCGCCGGTGCGTCACATCGGGACATTGTGCGCCTTCATAGCCCATAGATCCTGCCACAGGGCAACAGGTGAACGTTTCGATAACAGCATGAAGCATATTGCTCGCAACAACCGCATCTCCCTGCAAACCCCGCCGAAGATTCGGGGTCTGTCGCTCTTGCGGCGCGCATCCGGTCGAAATGCCGTGCCGACGACATTCCGCGAAAAACTCTTCTGGACCCTGGGCAATCTGCTGATGCTGATCGGCGCCATTCTCCTGGCGTATGTCGGCGGCATCTACGCACAGGCCGATTTCAACCGCTATGCCGCGCGTGGCGATACCGACGTGCCGCCGCCTGCGCCCGTCGCGGCGCCACGCGCTCCCGATGCAGAACCGGCGCCCTTCGTCGCGCCGCAGCCCTTCGTCGCGCCACGCCTCAACACCGTTGAGGGGCGCATCATCAGCGACGTGCCGGACATCGTCAGGTCCGCTATCCCGTCGCAGATTTCACGCATCATTATTCCGAGTATCGGCGTCGACTCGAAAGTCGTCGAGGTCGGCTGGGAAGTCAAGGAACAGAACGGAACGCAGGTCGCAGTCTGGCAGGTCGCCGAGTACGCCGTTGGTCACCATCGAGGCTCTGCCAACCCTGGCGAAGGGAGCAACATCGTGCTTGCCGGTCATGTTGGCGGGTACGGCAAAGTTTTCAAAGACCTGATTAACGTCAGGGAGGGCGACCCGATCATCCTCTTCGCTGGCGGACGGCAGCACCTCTACGTGGTGCGTGAGCAGGTTCTGGTGCACGAAGAAGGGGTCTCACCCGAACAACAGGCAATGAATGCCCTCTACATCGCTCCAACGAGTGAAGAGATGGTGACGCTCATCACCTGCTGGCCCGACCGCGGACCGGACAAGTTCAAGTACCGCATCATCGTGCGCGCCACACCCTACGGCGCCGACACCGATACCCCGACCACCAACGCCGATGGTTGGACGGTGCGCTGATGTGCATCCATATCACCGGTTCCAGCACAAAATCGGCGGCGGTGTAAGACTTTGGGAAGAGATCAGACGAACCAAATAGCCCACTTGTGCGAAAAGAACCTTCGTGCTATAATGCCCCCATCATCCGTGGCGCCGCTTTGACAGCGCAGGCGCGATCAGGTAGAGTCGTAAGGAGCAGCACGAGTGAGCACACTCAATGGAGGAGCGCAGGTCATGGCCCTCTCCCCGGAGAAAGAAAAGGCTCTGGCAGCCGCTATGAGCCAGATCGACCGCAAGTACGGCAAGGGTTCGATCATGCGGATGGGCGAAGCCAGTTCCAAACTGGCAATCGAAGTCATCCCCACCGGGTCGATTGCGCTCGACATCGCGCTCGGCGTCGGCGGCGTGCCGCGTGGTCGAGTCGTCGAAATCTATGGTCCTGAGTCCAGCGGGAAAACGACCCTGGCACAACACATCATTGCCGAAGCGCAGAAGATGGGCGGCGTCGCTGCATTCATCGACGCCGAGCATGCGTTCGATCCGGTGTATGCGAAGCGCTGCGGCGTCGATGTCGATAATCTGCTCGTCTCCCAGCCGGACTACGGCGAGCAGGCGCTCGAAATCTGCGAGACGCTGGTGCGTTCGAATGCCGTAGATGTCGTGGTGGTCGACTCGGTCGCCGCGCTGGTACCGCGCGCCGAGATCGAAGGCGACATGGGCGACTCGCTGCCCGGTTTGCAGGCGCGCCTGATGAGCCAGGCGCTGCGCAAACTGTCCGGCGCCATCAGCAAATCGCGCGTCGTCGTCATCTTTCTCAATCAGTTGCGCCTGAAGATCGGCGTCATGTTCGGCTCGCCGGAAACGACGACCGGCGGGCAGGCGCTCAAGTTCTACGCCTCGGTGCGCATGGATATCCGCCGTATCGAGACGCTCAAGAATGGCCAGGAGACGATTGGCAGCCGCACGCGGGTCAAGGTGGTGAAGAACAAGGTCGCGCCTCCCTTCCGCCAGGCGGAGTTCGACATTATGCACAACGAAGGTATCTCGCGCGCCGGTAACATTCTCGATGTCGGCGTCGAACTCGATATTATCCGTAAGAGCGGCGCGTGGTTCTACCTGGGTGAAGACCGCCTCGGGCAGGGGCGTGAGAATGCCAAGCAGTTCCTGAACGAAAATCCGGCGCTGGCGGATGAGATCGAGCGCCTGATCCGCGCTCACGCGATGGCTGCACCCATCTCGATCGCGGCTTCGAAAGCTGATGATGTCGTAGATGATGCAGGGTTGTTTGAGGAGTAGGAGATTGGCTGGATAATCGATGGCAGGCGTCATGGCGCGCGCAGCGCACCCATCTTCCTGCTGTACCGTGGACTTCAGAAGCATGGACGGCATGCTCGCCACCATCGCTGCGAGTGCGGGCAGTCTCCCTGTCGCCAGCAGCGCAGGCGACACCTCTGTACACTCTGACAAACCGGTTGGTTATCTGCTTTCGAGGCATCAGATCATATGCCAGAAGGGGTTATTACCGCGCTGCGTGTCCAGGAACACGATACGCAGCGCGTCAACATCTATATCGATCATGCATTTGCGCTTGGGGTCAGCCTTGCGACGGTTGTGCGTGAACGGTTGTACGTCGGCATGCATCTCGATGCTGCGACCTGCGCTCGCATTGAGGCGACCGAGATTGTCGAGCGTGCCGTGCAGATTGCGCTGCGCGCCATTGAGTCCCGCCCACGCTCGGTGGCTGAAATCCGCGACCGCCTGCACCGTAAGGGTTTTGCGCCTGAGACGATTGATGCTGCGGTTGAACGGCTGCACACGAGCGGGTTGCTCGACGATGCCGCCTTTGCGCACTTCTGGATCGAGAACCGGCAGATGTGCCGACCGCGTGGACGCCACGCCCTCGCCGATGAATTGCGCCGCAAGGGAGTGAGCGCCGAACTCGTGGCCAGCGCACTAAACGCGACGCTGACCGACAATGAAACGGCGCGCGCCGAAACGCTGGCGCGCGCGGCAATGCGGCGTTACGCCAGCGTCGCCGACTACCAGACGTTTCTTCGCCGACTCGGCGGCTACCTGCAACGCCGTGGCTTCAGTGCCGAAACAATCCTTCCGATTGTCGAACGCCTCTGGCGTGAACGTGGCGGCGACTCGGAAGTCGTTGACCGATCGCTCCTTGCGGAGCAGTAACCCCAATCAGAGCATATCTATGGCTGATATTCAATACCTTGGACATTCATGCTTCCGCCTCCGCGGACGCGATGGCATCGTGCTGACCGATCCGTATGACCGTTCGGTGGGGCGTGATCTTGGTCGCCCCACCGCTCATATCGTGACCGTCAGCCACCACCATCCCGACCACGACAACGTCGTCGCTGTGCGCCCGGCGCGCGACCGCGTCACGGTGATCGACGGTCCGGGTGAGTACGAGGTCGGCGGCATCCTGATCACCGGCGTGCGCACGTTCCACGATAAGCAGAAAGGCGCCAGACTCGGGCGAAACACGGTGTATGTCATTCACCTCGATGATATTGTTTTCTGTCACCTTGGCGACCTGGCGCACGAATTGACGGCGCAGCAACTCGAAGAGATCGGGAGCGTCGATGTGCTGTTCGTGCCGGTCGGTGGAGGTGAAACGATCGGACCGGCAGAGGCGGCATCGGTGATCAGTCAGATTGAGCCACGCGTTGTGATCCCAATGCACTACGCAAGCGAAGGGCAATCCGCCATGGATCTGGCGCCGCTCGACCGCTTCCTTCACGAACTCGGCATCAAGGAGTATGTCCCGGAAGAACGGCTATCGCTCAATGCAGGCAATCTTCCAGGAGATGGCGAACAAACCCGCATCGTCGTGATGCGAACCGCTGTTTGAACAACTGATGAAGATTGTGCTATAATGCGCGGAGTATGGTCGATATATCCGGAATGGACAGGCACACGTGTTGGTCTCAACGGTACACAGGGTCGCCGGTTCGATACGAGTCTCTTGAGGGGAAGGCAGCACCGCCTTCCCCTCGATCTATTTTCCCGCAGGATCACCGTTTTATAAACCGGAACGCAGATCGCGCGAACAACCGGGAGCAGTAGATTCATGGCAAAGTATATTTTCGTGACCGGCGGAGTCGCATCATCCGTCGGCAAAGGCATTACGGTCGCATCGATCGGTCGTCTGCTGAAGGCGCGTGGCGTGCGTGTTTCGGTCCAGAAACTCGACCCCTACATTAATGTCGATCCGGGCACGATGTCGCCCTACCAGCATGGCGAAGTGTTTGTCACCGAAGATGGCGCCGAAACCGATCTCGACCTTGGGCATTATGAGCGTTTCATCGATGTAAACCTGACCCGCCTGAGCAATGTGACGACCGGACAGATCTATTCGGCGGTCATTCAGAAGGAACGTCGAGGGGATTATCTCGGCGGTACGATTCAGGTGATCCCCCACATCACGAATGAGATTAAGGCGCGGATTGCCGCCGTTGCACGCCAGACGGGAGCAGAGGTGGTGATTGTCGAAATCGGCGGAACCGTGGGCGACATCGAGGGATTGCCGTTCCTGGAAGCCATCCGCCAGATGCGCAAGGATGTCGGACGCGATAATGTGCTCTATATTCACGTCACCTTGCTGCCGCACATCGGCGCCACCGGTGAGGTCAAGACCAAACCAACGCAGCACTCGGTCATGGAGTTGCGCCGCGTCGGTATTACGGCGGATGTGATTGTGTGCCGCTCCGACTATCCGATTGCCGATGAGATCCGCGATAAGATCGCGCTCTTTGCCGATGTCGATGTCGAAGCAGTGGTGCCGTTGCACACGGTCGAGTCGATCTACGAAGTGCCGTTGGTGCTGGAAGAAGCCGGTCTTGGCAATTACCTGACGTTGCGCCTGGGACTCGGCGTGCGCGAGCCGAACCTCGACGACTGGCGCGATCTGGTGGCGCGCATCAAAGCACCCAAACGTAAACTTGCCATTGCATTGGTTGGGAAGTACGTCGAACTCCACGATGCGTACATCAGCGTCGTCGAGGCGCTGCGACACGCCGGATTGCACCAGGGGGTCGATGTCGATATCCGCTGGATTTCGTCCGAACAGATCGAAGAAGAAGGATGCGAGCCGCTGCTCCGCGATGTCTATGGCATCGTCGTGCCTGGCGGCTTTGGCGACCGTGGCATCGAGGGGAAGATCGCAGCCGCCGGGTATGCGCGCGAGCATGGCGTTCCATACCTGGGGCTTTGCCTGGGAATGCAGGTGGCCACCATCTCGTTCGCGCGGCATGTTATTGGGGCGGAGAGCAGAGCCAACAGCACGGAGTTCGACCTGCACACGCCACATCCGGTAATCGACTTCATGCCGGATCAACTCGATATTACCGATAAGGGCGGAACGATGCGACTCGGTGGGTATCCGTGCCGATTGCTTCCTGGCACGCGCGCTCACGCGGCCTATGGCGTCGATCAGGTGGTTGAACGCCACCGCCACCGCTTCGAGTTCAACAATAAGTACCGCCGCCTGCTCGAGTCGGCAGGTCTGGTC
This region includes:
- a CDS encoding biotin/lipoyl-containing protein — protein: METGHASQVASVQDDDVFVRPGMTAREIVQAVRNLKGVCLTSVSMRDAGQSDFKNRHRIYDLKTLAPLYNRMGLFSAECHGGARWHVGIMNRRESPFEEIQILRRLMPNVLLQTLVRETNLWGYRPYPRNVIEYAVAQVDIDVWRCFSFLNDVRNMRAVAEVVMKRGRLFEPAISFTVADWATDAYYLGVVREIVALAGGVDEIILCIKDMAGVGNPARISQLVTTIKEHYPDLLIHYHRHITDGLAIPALFAAAQSGAKIVDVQEDALVRFYGHPPILGVQAYFEEGGIHVHLNRMAAEQTNQQVREWIGHYEWAESPFKGYDHGVTKHRMPGGAFPSSFEQAEKGGFLHLMPAILRVMALYNQIVRYFDVTPGSQITWVTCSGIVNRYAKEQGESGVRRLIALLSKFVEEKGQDIEAMSEEEREELLQLFRNASGDFKNLLVGGYGRLPVGWPADWVYQSAFGDEWQAKIQGRTDRSPLDTLKDDDLDRLRQTLSEAIGRAPTEEEFILYLMHPKDALSFIEFRERYGMAPLVLPTDVWRNGLRRSGDKVDFELDGKPYCIELVSVGAEHEGVIHVVLKVNNVTRVYPVATPRARKAEIRMAKGPNEIGAPINGNVWRIGNPQRGPIHVGDVVHKGEEVANLEAMKMEHAILAPFSGRIAEVCIKLNDVVKEGQLLFVLEKNA
- a CDS encoding acetyl-CoA carboxylase biotin carboxylase subunit, encoding MQRTIHKVLVANRGVPAVRIMHTCRDRKIPTTAVYSTPDRLAYHVFMADTAIHIGDAPPINSYLNGDRIIEAALASGSNAIHPGWGFLAENADFAQKVIDAGLIWIGPQPDVIRMMGDKIQAKEIARRSNVPTIPGIENVTSAGQITDWMRDQDIAFPIMIKAASGGGGKGMVRVDTPDQIPVALAQARSEAKKAFGDDTVLVEKYIEHGRHIEVQVVADEHRHVVHLFERECTLQRRNQKIIEEAPSTLENDLRQEICVTAARLMRRIGYTSAGTVEFLFDPATQSFYFLEVNTRLQVEHGITELITGLDIVSIMLDVAEGKPLPIKQLDVVPNRCALEVRLNAEDPKTFAPSFGKITRLRTPLGPNVRVLLGAAEGEDIPPYYDSLFMLLMTSGADRADALRVMDRALTGDLRIEGIKTLAPLLLSIIRHPKFIAGDFSTKFIEQHLPELVSGFRERTGEDEMLRVAQYVAEISALGPQSWM
- the fabZ gene encoding 3-hydroxyacyl-ACP dehydratase FabZ; this encodes MLNIQEIMAIIPHRYPFLLIDRILELEPGQRAVGEKLVTINEPFFQGHFPAHPIMPGVLIVEALAQTGAVAALSLPENRGKIAFFAGIDGVRFRKPVYPGDTLRLEVRFDKMRRGIGKGTGVATVDGQVVCEGELMFALHVER
- a CDS encoding glycosyltransferase family 4 protein, which encodes MHLAINGMFWSQPTVGSGQYLRMLVHALPAVARNIRLTLLLPAYRAVTEPLPPDIQAVHVQTPFDGRSENLAKVWFEQVAVPLAAARLHADLLHVPYFAPPLVAPLPAVVTILDIIPLILPEYRGSTAVRLYVRLVARAARQTTQIIAISQHSAGDIIHHLGCCAARVTVTPLAAGAQFHPRDRACAEREVAARYGVTPPFVYYVGGLDARKNLATLVHAFARMRYAGGPPATLVIAGRAPGSDPRMFPDLDAMIASAGADSFVRRIDVPYEDAPLLYSAATVFAFPSRYEGFGLPPLEAMACGAPVIVADATSLPEVVGEAALRVPPDDTPGWITALWRVLADDTLRADLSRRGLERATCFRPERLARETLAVYERALNSGGCRIAHNDRTTSV
- a CDS encoding glycosyltransferase family 4 protein: MRILMLSKALVNGAYQKKCEELAALPDVELIVAVPPAWREPRVGVIPLERRFTRGYRLVTLPIVLNGRHHLHFYPTFSRLVRQVRPDILHADEESFNLATFLALRAGVQHGARCCFYNYANIDRYYPPPFNLFERYAFRHAAHAFACSAEAEAIMRRHGYAGPLTILPQFGVDPDLYAPAQRDRSNAATIVGYIGRLVPEKGVLDLVEAVARVPSVRLRLIGDGALRPFIEARIAALDIGERIELHPAIPSTRVPDELRRLDALVLPSHTTRTWKEQFGRILIEAMSCAVPVIGSSSAAIPDVIGDAGIIYPEGDIAALAGALRRVADDPALRNDLGRRGRERVLAQFTQAAIARAYHDAYRSMLN
- a CDS encoding sortase; the protein is MKHIARNNRISLQTPPKIRGLSLLRRASGRNAVPTTFREKLFWTLGNLLMLIGAILLAYVGGIYAQADFNRYAARGDTDVPPPAPVAAPRAPDAEPAPFVAPQPFVAPRLNTVEGRIISDVPDIVRSAIPSQISRIIIPSIGVDSKVVEVGWEVKEQNGTQVAVWQVAEYAVGHHRGSANPGEGSNIVLAGHVGGYGKVFKDLINVREGDPIILFAGGRQHLYVVREQVLVHEEGVSPEQQAMNALYIAPTSEEMVTLITCWPDRGPDKFKYRIIVRATPYGADTDTPTTNADGWTVR